Genomic DNA from Pistricoccus aurantiacus:
CGAGAATCTATTCCTCGCCGGCGGCTTCGTCCGCTACCGGTCGATCGACCAATTCGACATAAGCCATGGGGGCGTTGTCTCCGGTGCGGAAACCGCACTTGAGCACCCGCACGTAACCACCGGGACGCTCCACGTAGCGCGGGCCCAGCTCGTTGAAGAGCTTGCCGACCGCTTCCTTGGAATTGGTACGGCTGAAGGCCAGACGACGGTTGGCGACACTATCCTGCTTGGCCAGGGTAATCAGCGGCTCGATATGACGACGCAGTTCCTTGGCTTTGGGCAGGGTTGTCTTGATGATTTCATGCTCGACCAGCGACACGCACATGTTCTTGAACATGGCCTGGCGGTGCGAGCTGGTACGATTCAGATGACGACCACTCTTACGATGACGCATGGTTGTAATTCCTTACCAAACTGGGACTCGAGGCGACGCTCACGCGGAGCTCTTTTCGTCCTTCAGGCTTGCCGGCGGCCAGCTTTCCAACCGCATGCCCAGGGAAAGGCCGCGGGTAGATAGCACATCCTTGATCTCATTCAAGGACTTCTTGCCGAGATTAGGGGTCTTCAACAGCTCCACTTCGGTACGCTGAATCAGATCGCCGATGTAGTAGATATTCTCGGCCTTCAGGCAGTTGGCGCTGCGAACGGTCAACTCGAGATCGTCTACGGGGCGAAGCAGGATGGGATCGATATGGTCCTCTTCCACTTCGACTTCCTGTTCCTTGTCGGCTTCCAGATCGACGAATGCGCCAAGCTGCTCCTGCAGAATGGTGGCGCTGCGCCGAATGGCCTCTTCCGGATCCAGGGTTCCGTCGGTTTCCAGGTCGATGATCAGCTTGTCCAGATCGGTACGCTGCTCGACACGGGCCGCATCCACAGAGTATGACACTCGACGCACCGGACTGAAGGTCGCATCGAGCTGCAAACGACCAATGGCTCGGGATTCGTCCTCCGCGTCAAGGCGCGCATCCGCCGGCTCGTAGCCACGACCACGGGCGACTTTCAACTGCATTTTCAACTCGGCGCCTTCGTTGACGTGAGCGATCACGAGATCGGGATTGACGATTTCGACATCGTGATCCGTGGCAATATCGCCGGCGGTCACAACGCCTGCCCCCTGCTTGTTCAAGGTGAGCACCGCCTCGTCACGGCTATGCATCTTGATTGCCACGTCCTTGAGATTCAGGAGGATTTCGATAACATCTTCCTGAACGCCCTCGATGGCGCTGTACTCATGGTCGACACCGTTGATCTCGACTTCCACCACGGCGCAGCCGGGCATGGAGGACAGCAGAATACGACGCAGAGCATTTCCTAGGGTATGACCGAAGCCGCGCTCGAAGGGCTCGAGCACGATCTTCGCGTGGTGAGCGCTGATTTCTTCGACCTTGATGTCGCGAGGGCGAAGAAATTCTGTCACTGAACGCTGCATATGAACACCTTTCAGGCTGCCAAACGGATACTTGGTACTCGGCCGGGTCTCGATCGAAACCCGGCATGACGCTGACGCGACTTACTTCGAGTACAGCTCGACGATCAGATTTTCGTTGATGTCGGCAGACAGGTCGCCGCGTTCAGGCAGTGCCTTGAAAGTGCCTTCCATCTTCTTGGCGTCAACGTCGATCCAGGCCACATCACCACGATTCGCGGCGATGGAGAGCGCGGATTGAATACGCGCCTGATTCTTGGCCTTTTCGCGAATGGCCACCACGTCGCCAGGCTTGACCTTGTAGGAAGCCACGTTGACGGTACGGCCGTTGACTGCAACGGCCTTGTGACTGACCAGCTGGCGCGCTTCCGCGCGAGTGGAGCCAAAGCCCATGCGGTAGACGACGTTGTCCAGTCGAGTCTCGAGCAGCTGCAGCAACAA
This window encodes:
- the rplQ gene encoding 50S ribosomal protein L17, with the protein product MRHRKSGRHLNRTSSHRQAMFKNMCVSLVEHEIIKTTLPKAKELRRHIEPLITLAKQDSVANRRLAFSRTNSKEAVGKLFNELGPRYVERPGGYVRVLKCGFRTGDNAPMAYVELVDRPVADEAAGEE
- a CDS encoding DNA-directed RNA polymerase subunit alpha produces the protein MQRSVTEFLRPRDIKVEEISAHHAKIVLEPFERGFGHTLGNALRRILLSSMPGCAVVEVEINGVDHEYSAIEGVQEDVIEILLNLKDVAIKMHSRDEAVLTLNKQGAGVVTAGDIATDHDVEIVNPDLVIAHVNEGAELKMQLKVARGRGYEPADARLDAEDESRAIGRLQLDATFSPVRRVSYSVDAARVEQRTDLDKLIIDLETDGTLDPEEAIRRSATILQEQLGAFVDLEADKEQEVEVEEDHIDPILLRPVDDLELTVRSANCLKAENIYYIGDLIQRTEVELLKTPNLGKKSLNEIKDVLSTRGLSLGMRLESWPPASLKDEKSSA
- the rpsD gene encoding 30S ribosomal protein S4 yields the protein MARYTGPKCKLSRREGTDLFLKSGVTPFEKKCKSEQVPGAHGQRRQRLSDYGLQLREKQKVRRMYGVLEKQFRNYYKEAARLKGATGELLLQLLETRLDNVVYRMGFGSTRAEARQLVSHKAVAVNGRTVNVASYKVKPGDVVAIREKAKNQARIQSALSIAANRGDVAWIDVDAKKMEGTFKALPERGDLSADINENLIVELYSK